The Lycium ferocissimum isolate CSIRO_LF1 unplaced genomic scaffold, AGI_CSIRO_Lferr_CH_V1 ctg16402, whole genome shotgun sequence genome segment ttgttttgttggtattgtgatttcgggctcgggaaataaacaggggagatgctgtccgaatttcagcagattctgAGAGGATTTAATTttaaggcttaagacaagcatatgatgataagcctaacaatagtatgaattctcttgaatgtagatatacgagcttgggaggacaaatGTTAAGTAGTTTAGGAgactgaacaggtatgttaaggctaaccctttctttcttaaggcatgattccttatTGTGAACCAACACacgatatccataatatccttattcctaaAATGCTAGAAGcccatgattctcaaggttcttatgatattattgacaAGTGTTCttcatgataatgatgatgatgatgatcctattcaagagattccaaagcttatgattttgatgctattatgagattatagagtttatttcatgattttcttgattttattcattgttgttgctctcaccttatgataattgttccttcaaggtgagatatagcaatgatgattgctccataatataaattggagattatcgaccttacgtcacttcgatagagttgtagcttttaattgggatctcatgcatgcttgatgtatatgtatgtattttctcacaccgtgcctatatggtcgggaagcACCACTatggtgggcggcttatggataatgataataacaccgtgcctatatggccgagcagcaccactagtgggcggcgtgagatggctaccccggacgcaggaggcccggacgtgggctaatgattatgttatatatgtttgaaaaatgttttctttagaaaGCTAGGCATGCctggtatccgccttatgaggcaatcagatgtacaggttatctttatctcatgttatgttccatatttcttgttatgttgttattcatgccttacatactgagtacactattcgtactgttgtcccttcttgtggacactgcgtttaTACCCGTAGGTAGACAGGTAAACGGATCTGATCCTTAGGGgcttcatcagcggagtttCAGAAaggctccagttgtttcggagctgcagcttattggtactactcttgtgcATATATACACTTAGTCATGGCAGAGTCCTGCCCCATCTTCATGGATTcatgtattctatatagaggctcgtaaacaGATGTGTGCAGCTAGAAGTCCCATATCtttatcagttcatattgttgtattatattttggcagccttgttgaCCTATGTTTATGGACATATTTATTGATGAATATATAGCGATGTGTCATTATCTTATGATAcatgcccttacagattatgatacccatgagctgtctttgtggtccacctagaaatgattatgagatgtatgttcagaggtgctcggtgggttagctccaagtgcccgtcatggctttctagttgggtcgtgacaaaagtggtatcagagcagttcttcctagggtgtgtctatgagccgtgtctagtagagtctagtttatgggtgtgaagcgcgccacatgtataaacaggaggctgcggggcattcaggaataattgacctttctttcttatcttagatcgtgcaataaAGCTATGTTATCAAGATCCCCTTTTTCCTAAttgtgtgctatgatttcagtgatgtcTGTGAAAAGGAAAGCTACAGcgacccagaagggcaagacggtggccggAAGGAGGACTGAATGGGAGCCACCGGCAGagatagaagagggtgagtcccataatgaggctgcATCTCAGAACTCCCATACTCCACCTAttttagaggagcatgaaggggcctcagctccagTTCCAGTACCCCAGTTCCTCCGCTGGATGCCTCAGGCCAGCAGATGAGAgaggctattcagttgttgACCCAGTTAGTCTACCCAGGCCCAGCGGCAGGGtgcgggtcatggtgatagagcggttagtgcaagggcctatgattttattatcttgAACCCTATAAaattctacgggtcaaagccggatgaagacccgcagggctttatAGATGCGATGCTGAGGACGCTACGGATAATATAcgcttctgatactgagtcagttAAATTGGATtcttatagattacgggatgtggCCGTCCATTGGTACAATACTTGGATGTCTTCGAAAGGAGCAAATTCACCTCCCCCGGAATGGCAAGAGTTCctggatgccttcctccgacattattttcCACCGGAGGCTCTGCGAGCCCGAGCCGACAAGTTTTTGAATCTCCGACAGAGGAATATGAGTGCTCAAGAGTACAGTCTTcgctttaattccttggctaggtatgctccagccatggtacCCGATATGGGGGATCGTGTACACAGGTTCGTGAGtggtttggggccacatttgattaaggaatGCTTGACGACCTCACTTCAGGATGGGATGTATAttgctcgtattcaggcccatgctcagaaCTTGGAAGAACAGCAGCaaccgcaaaggggtgagcgtgattcTGATAAAGGGCATAGTAAGAGAGCCAGATCTTCCCGCGCTGTTGGTGAGTATAAAGGAGGGTAGAGGTAGCAGTATTCCAGGTATTCAGGTCAATCAATGGCCAGCGCACCTCTTTGATTTGTGGGCAAGAGATTTGACCGTCTAATTTATTCTGGACCTGGACAAGGCTCCCGGGTTTTGAGGTCCCAGTACAGAGGCGATCCTAGTCAGATGAGACCACCCGTACCACaatgtactcagtgtggtagaTTGCGTTCAGGACAGTACTGCCTGGGTTCAGATGGTTGTTATGCCTGTTGTCAACTAGGGCATATGATGCGTTATTGTCCATCGATAGCTGGCAGAGGTAGGGTATAGCCCACAAGATCAGTAGCTGGTTCCTCATCATCAGTACGCCCCACGGGGCAAAGTTCGCAGGCACCAGCAGGTCCtggtagaggcagaggaggaACATCCAGTTCAAACGGCCATTAGAACCGTATATATGCACTAGCGGGATGActggatcttgagtcctcccctgatgttgtcacaggtatattgtcagtatCCTCTCACGATGTATATGTATTGATTGATTCGAGTtctactttgtcatatattactccttatattgccaaTCGTATcagggtgaaacctgagccaatcaaaccttttgaggtgtccacacctgTAGGGGAGCCAGTGGTAGATAGACCGGTATATAggaattgtgtggttgtaattTGCAACCACcatactatggctgatttacatgagttgaaaatgttagattttgacttTATTATGGGTATAGATTGGCTGGCCTGTTACaccaatgttgattgcagaacaaagatggttcgatttcagtttttGGGAGAACCacttttagaatggaaaggtaatacagcgttcCCGAGAGGTAGgcttatttcctatctcaaggcgaggaagatgattgctaagggctatatctatcatttagtccggTTCAAGACACAGAAGCAAAGCCGCCAACTCTTTAATCTGTAccagtagtgaatgaatttccagatgtgtttTTGGATGAGCTTCCCAATCTTCCACTagaacgggagattgagttTACCATTGACGTGTTGCTAGATACTAAggccatatctattcctccttatcgaatggcccATGCGgaattaaaggagttaaaggCGCAACTGAAAGATctgcttgaaaaaggctttattaggcctagtccATCGCCATAGGGAGTGCTGGTgctgtttgtaagaaagaaagatggttccttgagaatgtgtattgattatcaacaattgaataaggtgactataaataataaatatccacttccaaggatcgatgatCTATTCGATCAActgcaaggtgccaagtggttcttaaaaatagatctaagatcgggaTACCACCAAGTGAGGGTTAAGGAAGAGGACATCCCAAAtacagccttcagaactagatatggccattatgagtttcgggtaatgtcgtttgtaTTGACTAACGCCCCAGtggtattcatgaatttgattaataatgtattcaggcctttcctagatttattcgtaattgtgttcatcgatgatattttggtatattctcgatcggaggcagagcatgcagatcatctatgttctattcttggaattcttcaagCTCGGGAGTTATatgacaaattttaaaaatgtgagttttggctgaattctgtaacttttctatggcacattatttcagctaacggtattcgagtagatacctagaagattgaagctgtaaagaattggccaaggctaCAATgcctacagaggtccgtagtttCCTGGGGTTAgccggttactatagaagatttgtagaaggattttcttccatttcagcaccactgacgaagctgactcagaaattggctaaatttcagtggacggaCGCGTGCGAGCATAGTTTTCAGGAGCTGAAGGATAGATTGACTTTGgccccagttctgacacttccagaaggatcggagggctatgttatctattgtgatACTTCAGGTGTTAggctaggttgtgtgttgatgcagcatgtcaaagttattgcttatgcttcaaggcgcCTGCGGAAACACAAGAAtaactacccgactcatgacctagaattcgctgcggttattcatgtgctgaaaatgtggagacactatttatatggcgttcatgttgatatttatacagaccataagagtctccaatatattttcaaacagaaggaattaaatttgcggcaaaggcggtggttggagctattgaaagattatgatgtgagtattttataccatcctggaaaggcgaatgtagtagctgatgctcttagcctcaaatctatgggtagtttaGGTGATGTTTAGCTGGAGAAGAGGGAGTTAGTTCATGAGCTTCGACAGTtagccagcctaggagttcTCTTAATGGACTCGGGTAGTACGATGAGTTCTTGTCGAGATCCCGATTGTGTCATCTTTAGTAGAGGAGGTAAGAAAGCGCCAACATGAAGAcccatgttagttcattatagggatgcacttcctcagaagaagaagtcaccatttgaggttcCTGCAGATAGAGTTCTCAGGTATCAAGGAaaattatgtgttcctaatgttatAGGGTTACGTTAACAAATTCTGGAGGAAGCTCATCATTCTCGTTAgtctgttcatccgggagcaacaaaaatgcaccatgatctcaagtcaatttattggtgggatagaatgaagaaagatatcgcagagtttgtagctcaatgtagCTCAATATCCTAACTGCCAACAGGTGgaaaattgagcatcagaagcccaaagaattgttgcaagctatggaaattctaacttggaaataggaagcgattaatatggacttcattataggcttaccccgttctcggcgtaagtacgactctatatgggtgattgtggatagactcacaaaattAGCTCATTTCCTGCCAGTCAAAACTACGTActcagtagaagattatgcaaagctgtatattaaagaaatagtgtgacttcatggtgttctagtatccattatcactgatagaggagcacaatttatagCTAATTTTTGGAGGTCCTTCTACGAAGGTTTGGGAACACAAGTGAaacttagcacaacatttcatccacataCTGATGGGCACGCTGAGGGCACTATCCAgacccttgaagatatgttaagggcatgtgtgcCAGATTTTGGAACtaactgggatgatcatttgccactcattgaatttgcatataataatagttatcactccagcattcaaatggccccatataAAGCtctatatgggaggaagtgttGATTGCTAATTGGATGTTTTGAAGTAAGGGATACAAAGTTAGTGGGTccagacttgatccagcaagaagtggagaagatcaagcttatacaagatcggttattaaTATCTCAAAGTCaccagaaatcctatgcggacaatcgTCGATGAGACTTGGAATTTtaaattaatgattgggtattcttgaaagtgtcatcgatgaaaggtgtaatgaaatttggcaagaagggcaagctttgtccccgatatattgggccttataagatattgcgcaaggtaggccaagtagcgtatgagttagatttgccttcagatttagagtcagtccacccagtctttcatgtgtcaatgctttgTAAGTacgttggagatccttctagaattgtgcgtgtagatgatgtccaagttatcGAGAAAtcgtcttatgaagaagtacccattgccattctagataggcaagtttaGAGACTTAGAACCAAAGacgtagcctcagttaaagttctgcggagaaacaataataggggagaaatgacttaggaagtagagaaagatatgaagtccagtaTCCGCATCTATTTCCACCACTAGAAGAGCTCCAGACAGAAACAACATTATCCTCTTGTATGTGATGcttctttgaatgatttcttggtcgtgtgtggccaatatggatattgatgttgtaaccctgtgaggcactgtatATTTTGGGCTAATGTGGCAGGACAATAGTGATACAATTACAGGAGAAACCCTGGAAAAAATTTCATAGCATTcctaagagcttaacattccaggacgaatgtttctaagggggatggaatgttacacctcgtagttttgtacattgagattcgttaggtgttagttgctCAATTGTAGACACTGGACATATTTCCTaggatatatatgattatatatgtgtgtatcttatggttatggaggtttaagttcatgtaataggtcatggaaagattggagaacaagtgaagcaaggaaactaagttgttggaattttggagaaaggatgggcaagATGTCGTACGATAATTTTGAGCCAATTTGGGGAAAGgatatcttttagcatatgaagagttttgaagtaaattaaaagcctaaaatgaagttcctGAAGTCTAGtctccaacgcaacaaaccgctcgtcgatacgacgttggagtagagaattatggacattacaattTAGGCGTGCAGAGCAGAAACGTGCAGCTACAGTGCGCGACACGCGCGCTACAGTCCGCGGAAAGgtctaggtcggtgcaaaccaaccctagaacaatataaaaaggggatttaTACCTTATTTACTAtggatattatgaattgtatcatagaaatttagttgttaaagcttcgtaaagtctagtgattggttgagaaattgggggaaacatcgtgtgggatgttttattgagcatattgatgttcataatgatgttattgatattggtgttgctattgttgttgttttgtttgtattgtgatttcgggctagggatataaacaggggagatgctgcccgaatttcggcagatttcaCTACAAGAATTTTCACTTTTAGTAACCATTGTTTAATGACGGGGTGACCCCGGTCAATGTAAGTATACTTATAGCGACTGCACTTTTTTTTGtcattaatattaatttttaacttACAAATAACGAAAGAATTAAATCCGgtctttaaaaattataatatcaaCTCGTTAAAGCTatatttaatgaaaaatgaagCGCCAAATTCTTCCCGCAATTTTTTTCACCCTCCCTCTGGCCACCCCCCTCCAAATAATACAAAGAAAACCCTAAACCCGAACACAAAACGGTTATTACTTCACCATCTAACACTATATCCACCACAACTAATTTCAGCGAGAAACATCGATTCATTCAAAAGCATCGCTCTTTGTCAGGAATTTCAGAGTCCATTGCTAATTTTGAGACCAAGCAACTATAATTTTTCGTTAGTTGGGCCCTTATCTTTTGTCTTTgttcttttatctttttccaTTCTTATGTCATGTGTATGTATCTGATTTGTATTTTCGAAGGTTCAATGGCGTAAAATTTCAGTATTGATGTCCTGTAGAGATTGTGTTTGTAATTTGGGTTTTGTCTATACAAATTCCTGTGGGTGTATGTTTTTTAAATAGACAAGAGTTATGGGCTTATAGGTGGGTTGTGGATTGGAATTTACTGCATGTAGctatttggattttttaaaGTGGCGCATCTTCCAAAACAAGATCGTGAAATAAGAGAAGCGGGGGTGTGTGCGGTATTCTCTATTCATTTGGAAAGAGTTTGCAGCGTAGAAATAACTGAAATATTTGTAGTGCTATACCCAAATTCATTTtcttaattcaagaaaaacagAGGACGAGAATCAGCATAAACAATATGCAATTGGAAATATTTTATCTACCTCTACCTTTGTGTAATTATGCTGGAtctatttcttattttattgttgtgTGGTTGATTGCATTTATATATTCCATTGGTAGTTAGAGGAGGTTTAGAAGTCACAAAGTTGTAGTGCATTTGTTTAGAATGGACCAATCAAGGTCTTGCTTATGGGGATGATTTGAAATAAGTAAGAGTTCCAGCTTATTGTCCAGTTTTTACTGCAGTTTTGCTCCAGTTTTGGTCTCGTTTGGTGCAGTTTTCTCATTTTGGTTGCTACTGTTCTGCTCCAGTTTTTGTTACAGTTCTGGTGGAGCTTTAGTCCAGTTTTTGGTGGattttttgtatagtttttCTCTAGTTTTGATCAAATTTTTGTTGCTGGCTATTTTGGTTCAGTTTTTGTCCACTGTTGGTCAAGAGCTACAAATATTAAACTTGCAATACCTATACAAGAATTAGAACTACAAATGTGCAACTTGTCATACCAAACAACCACATGCATAAGGACAACAAATAGTTGCAATTAGTTCTTATAGTTATGTTAGAGgtgatttcattta includes the following:
- the LOC132042591 gene encoding uncharacterized protein LOC132042591, with translation MLRTLRIIYASDTESVKLDSYRLRDVAVHWYNTWMSSKGANSPPPEWQEFLDAFLRHYFPPEALRARADKFLNLRQRNMSAQEYSLRFNSLARYAPAMVPDMGDRVHRFVSGLGPHLIKECLTTSLQDGMYIARIQAHAQNLEEQQQPQRGERDSDKGHSKRARSSRAVGILSVSSHDVYVLIDSSSTLSYITPYIANRIRVKPEPIKPFEVSTPVGEPVVDRPVYRNCVVVICNHHTMADLHELKMLDFDFIMGIDWLACYTNVDCRTKMVRFQFLGEPLLEWKDVFLDELPNLPLEREIEFTIDVLLDTKAISIPPYRMAHAELKELKAQLKDLLEKGFIRPSPSP